The nucleotide sequence ATAAgcatgagaagaagaatgagtGCGAATGCAGCATTCAAAACGAACAACACGACGCCGACAACCCCAACGACAATCTTGGGCAGCCCAAACACATTAGAAAAGATGAGCAGAaagatggcgttgatgaagttgatcgCAGCAATCGCAATGTTGAACGAGTTGGTGGGTTTATCCATCCAGGGTCGAAGAACCGAGGCGGCAATTAAGAAACCGacctcaatgatgatgaaccCGACTGCCTGTGCTACATCGTTCTTCTGAGCCAATGCAACAAACATTGCCTTGACCACAGTGTAGACAAGGACGGGGACAATGAAGTAGTAAGCAGAAGCTCGGAATTGGACGTAGAGGAAACCCCACTTGTTGAGGGCCTGGGGATCCGAGAAGAGGATGTAGGCTGGGTTGCGGTGCATGGCAACAGAACGGCGAGCGATGCGAATGACCTTGCTGGCGCCCCAAGCGAGGGTGAAGGTCATtcccaagaggaagaagacagccAGAACAACCTCAGCAGGCGAATCCTGTTGAGTGAATTCCCACAAACAAAGAATGACCATCTGAGGGAAACCGATGAGTGTCAGACGGAAGAGAATGCCCTTCAGGACAGTCATCCAACCATTTCGAAATTCCAAGAATTTGTCTGGGGCCATCCACTTCTGACGAACGCACAGTTCGCACACACCCTTGAAAGCAGCAATAGCCAGACATGTGATAACCACAAAGATGCAAAAGAAAGTGAGGCCAGTCATGAACAAGTTGGTGGTTTCGATCCTGGACTTAAAAGCAACTCGCTGAATACCGTACACGATATAAGTGCCATCCTCAGTTTGGATATTGGCGCGCTTAGCGAGTGCCCCAGCAGCATGACCGATGGGCTCCGTGATACTTCGAGGCATCATGGCGGCACTACGTTTGAAAAGATCGATACTGGTAGAGGCAGCCTGCAAGCTTCGCTTCTGAACCTCAACCGACACTTGGCGAACATTGTACAGAATAGACTCGGGTGTACCGCCGGTTGCTCGTTGATACCACGTAAAAATGTCCTGCATGAAACCAACACGGATGATTCCCATTGACCACTGGAAATCCTGAGTCCAAGAGGAAACGATTGGGGGGAGTCCGACGCTGGTGAGACCAAGAATGGCCTGTGCCTGGAAGTAGCCAAACAAGGAAAGCGAGTTAGAAGCGACATGAGCAGCAGTGTTGGCGTGACCAACTCCGGAAACAACGGCAGAAGAGATCAGACCGAGGCCAGCAATGATGGCAGTAGCCCACTTGACACCTTTGAGATCAACTGTTTTTCCATTGGAAAAATCAGCTTCGACACAAGCGACGCTCTCGCCAGTGCTAGACATGTTGACATAAACACGGACGGTAGCGTCAAGATCGGGGACACTGTAGGCGATTCCGGGTACTTGTTTGAGATTTTCTTTACCGACTGGCAAGTTGAACTTAAATGGAATCTTTCCAGAAACCATAGGACAGAGACCAGCAAGATTGATTGTACAAGGGTCTACAGTCTGTTGAAGGAACTGGTAGCCATATGCCGAGAGTCGAATGTCGAAGATAACCTTGCCCTGGATGGATGAGGTTGCCACAGCCTTGACAAAGGCAGAACCGTTGTTCGGTGTCAGTGCGACGTTGAAGAGCGTAGCTTTGAAACCGTTATCCTTCTGGCAACTGTTGAGCGAGTTGGAGTAGAGAATCTTCTCTCCAGAGACGGGCGAGGCCAGGGCAGCCACTGAGGCGAGAACCGCCAGTGGTTTCATGATACAAGACCACATCGTGACCACGTATCCTAGTGATGATCGGGTTCCTTGTCGATGGAGTCGTTTCGTTCGGTGGAGAGTTGGCTGTCGTCGTTACAAGTCCAGGGTTGTTGACAGTGCACTTCCAATCCTTCCAACCCTTCCAATAGTCCAAGATTACTAGTATGAGTCAAAACAAAGCCCACGACAGAGGTGGTCGAAGAAATATCGGAAATGGGGGCGACGTATTATGGTCTTCCAAAGACGTGAATTTCTTCCGGATTGACTTTGGATAGTTGGATAGCGAGAGTGAGGCCGCGGCAGTTGGCGTAGTGGAATTAGGAACGGAGTAAGGcgataataaagaaagaagtaAAGTGAATTAGCGAAAGGCCGAGGCGAGAAATCGTCTCCGCGACGAGGCGTGGCTGAAAGAGACAGCGTCTGGTCGTCTCGTCGTTGTCGATATGGGCTGGTTTTTCCCGTTGTCGCGGATGATGAATGAAATGAATTTGTTGTGTGGGGGAAGACGAGAGGGAAAAGGAAGACCAGCGGCAACGGCCAAGGGGAGGAGTGAGGTGGACGGGCTAGaagggagagagggagggatCGGGAACCTGGGTAGCAATGGCAGCGGCAACAGGAAAGCAGGTACGACCTGGCCTGGTCGGCGCTCGTAATAGCGGcaagtaccttacctacctactttaCCTTAGCGAGTACATAAATTGATACGTACGCGGTGCAGTCGAAGGGGTCAGGGGGCGGGTGGGTGGCCCTTCACGAGTGCGGTGAAGCGGGGCCTGGAGCGACAGGTTCGGTTtagcttggtcttggatcCTGCGTGTGATGTGTGATAGGGGAGTCTTTTGGACAGAGACACGGCCTTTGTCTCTGAAGGACCAGTTCATCTGACGAGGGTTTCCTTTACTTTGCTGGCAGCAATATTGGAAGTGGTTTGGCAGTGCTCAGCCGTCGCAAGGGCTAAACCAAAGGCACGAAATAACAGGTTTTGTCGTATTCACATCCGTTGCGTCGTATTCAACCATGACACGCGGTGTATCAATGCTAGCACGTCTCAGGCGCATGCCCCCTAAGTCAAGAATCTGGAGGCTGTGCAGGTACTTGGAATGTAGGCCAAGCGCTGGGCCAAGTAAAGGTCAATACCACAGATGCATGCGTGGGTATGGGGTGACGATCTCGTATCGACTCTAACAGTATATACTTTGTGGGTACACACTTTGTTCCCCCTCAGCAACAAGGCCTTATTACCCCTGGAAGATGATGTCCAAATTTGTCTTCTCACTCCGTGTAAAGTGATATGTTGTACGTACCAAGGACGGATGTTTCGGGCTGGCTAAAACGTCGATTGAATGAAATGTGAGCAGCCACCTATTTGTTGCCGAAGATCTTGATTGCGCAACAGATGTTGACAATCGAGAGGCTGGCAGGGCTGGTTAGTTGCTATAGTAGAGGCGGCATCACGCTGCATAAGATAAAACAAGGTCAGCAGGCGTTACTCCGTACTTGGACTTTCGATGCATGAACCACGATTTGGGCATTAAGAACATGAGCGTTTCCGGTTTTTGTGCCATAACATGTAGTAGTGTGGCTAAATCTTTATGTCAACGACTTTGAAAGGTTGCGCGTGGTTGGTCTTCAGCAGGCTTGTCAACAACGCCGTCAAAAGCCAAGGCCTGGGCGATTCCCCATGCCCTCAAAGAATACGAACAATCTAGACAATAAATGTTGGAACAATAATATACGGAGTAAGGTAAGCCAGAATCGACACGATACGGATGCCACCTCCAGTAACCATGAACCAGCTCTCGCATTGTTACAGGATGGGTTTAATTAACTGAGGCTTGCACAGCCTCAGGGCCTCCTTACAGGCAGTCTCTGCAGACTGTAACTTTGCCGATGCCCGAGGGGTGTGGCCCTTGCTCCAAAGCCTTTGCGTATCCTACCCTcgggggggcaagaaaacaccgaaccttgcgataaggtgtcaaaataaacttagcaaagagtcccctaagcttaggctaaatttccCTAGATATTTTTATCCCTTAGGGTTCAggccttgagttttctttcctcccctagcctaCTTCGTTCCCTTCAGGTGTGCCAATTCAGGGTGTCAGGCCTTTCAAGGCGCACTAATTTCAGAAAAGCACACACAGTGACAGCAATGGCGAGCGAATTGTGATAGTCAGGCGTGAAGAGGCTGTGTACTCAGGTGCTGTCGCGTCCTGTCTTGGTTGTTCTTGGGCTAATATCGTGTTTTTCTTGGAAACACTACTTTCGGCATCTCCGTTTGTCTGCAGAGAGAAAAACATGGATGAATGTATCCGTAAGACGCTCACTATTACGAGTGTGGGAATGTGGTCAATATCTGTACTGAGACACTTAAATTTTGCCCCAACCAGAGTCATGCGTCCTTCTGATTCTGAACTCGTCTGAAGAAATGCCGAAATCAAGCTCAACTTTTGAGTTATCGATAGACTTTGATAAATCaatctcaatgatgatgccaaGACTCGCGTTCTTCTGTCACCTGCAAATCGTCTAGAACTTCGCTTCACATAGAGTAAGCTCATTGGCAGATGAGATCGACGGCCAGCATCCTTTAAGGGAACGCCTCGCAAACGAAGGACGAGCAACTCTCCTGACAATTGTCTGTCTGAGGTAGGTAGCTTATGTCAACTTCTCTATACTCGGAGAATATCTGACCAAAATTATCAGATGAATCTCAAACTCGACAACGATGCCAATAATCACAATTGAGTTTATATTTCAACGTCCACCGTTCTCACACCATCGTAGTCAGTTTCAACAGTAGAAATTCTGCTCATCAAACCCAGAATCGTCGACTCTCGTTTCCTATTGGATATCTCACCTTCCAGATCTCCAACCATCACAGCCCCGGTATTCAGGGGTATGCATTCCAGAGCCAATAGTATTCGATAATGTGCCACTGTAATAAACGCTGTACGGATACAGAGAAATTGAGATTAACTAAAGAGAACTTAGAGAAGGACATCCATTACGCGTGGAATGGCCGGCATAATCCACTGGGGAATGTCACAGGTCTTGTTACTGGACAGACGACACATTTCTCAAACATAAGCGTCAAAAACTACTAATATGGAGCATGGACGCGTCAACTCGAAACCTTCTGATACGAAGATACTAAGTATGATCGACGTGTTTATCCATTCAAAATTCATGCCCAGCACGTGTTAGACCAAAGAGCATTACACTAAGCGAGAATATGAATCGTCACCATTCcggttcatcttcatccgaGTCTCATTACATGTTTCGCTCGTCGCATTCCTAACAAATGCTATGCCTTTATCTTGATGCTTCTGTTTCGAGAGATCCTCAAACACTCCAGCGACGTAGGCCTCAGATAAGAAACGGATAAAACAGAACCATAGAATTCATCGCCAACGCCCGATGTCTAATTTACCAAACTCCAGCCATGAGCCGTCCAAATGTTGTGTATATGGCCATGCACAGATCTGACTCCAGAATATCATAACATATATTGCGCATTCTACAGCACATCCCACTGTGCATTCCATGGATTGTTCATCGTCGTATAGTCGACACCATGCTTGTAGGAACTAGTCAGTTCCTCCTGGTCCACTCCGCAGTGTGTCTGTCCATCTCTTCCGGTAAACCATCCTAGTCCATACGTCTTACcgtcatcaagcttcttcgccATCTCTGCGTTATTTAGCTTCGAGGTTCCCACAAAATTGTACAGCATCTTGCTCTGGTGGATAAAAGCCAGAATTGACGCAATAGTGTTGGGCTGACGCGGCAGGAAAGGATGGCGCCGGCGGAAGAACACCACGTTTGAGACAACAAACATGTACATGAGTATGAATAATGTGGCCCCGAGGGTGATATAGAATGAGCGTATCGTCTCCTGTCCAGAGTTGAGTAATTCACTGTTCTCCTTGTCATCCTTCCACTTCCCTTTATTCATTCCATATCCTGTGATGAAGCCTTGCCCATCCACCGTTGCAAGGCTGGTTACAAGGATTGTCAGGAATTCAGCCATGACACTACCGAACCCAACAAGAAACACTAGAAAGTGGCCGTTCAAGAGCGCTCGCAGCGGCATATAAGCAAACGGCAGTGCGGTGTAATCAAGGGTAAGAACTTTTGAGTGCGCATGTCGCTTTGAGAGGATATAGTAAGGTTCCATCATACGAACGGATGTCTCCATCGCGCCCCAGCATAGCTTGAGGATGACGGCCAACGCTGTGACGACCCAGGCAGCCTTGTCTGTGATGATCTGGGCGGGAGTGAAGAGAAACGTTGGGATCAATGCTACAAAGAGGATCAACCCAATGATGAAAGGGATACATCCCATCGGACGTAGCATCAGGGGATGTGGGTGCTCCGAGAGATGGGCGCCATCATCCTGTTCGCTGTCCGTTTCCACCTTTGTGCTTGTGCCCTCGTAAGGTGCAAGCGAAGAATTTCTCAGCATGTATCGACGACGCTTCAACTTTTGGTGAATGTCTTTATGCTTGGCTGTGTCCATGTCTTTAAAGTCCATCAAGACATGGCTCACTACAGCCATGCTAGCAAGACCAGCAATGCCTCTGACATCAGAGAGCAGGCCTGATCGTCGAGTTTGTAAAACATATAGTAAGCCGCACCCCATGGCTGCACATAACACCAAAGTAACCGTCAAAAGTCGTGACCAGACCGAGGCCACAAAAATCTCCTTCATGTCGCTGGGGTTTTCCATACGCTCCTTGCGGCTCGGTGTGAGTATGATCGAAGCAGCTGCACAGGTTGGTACGAGGGAAACGGCGAGTGTTGAGGCGAACGAAGACAGAGCTACCGCATAGTGGCCAAGCTTGATCGCTCGAAAAGGTCGCCAGAAGCTGTAGCTTGTGACATAGTCGGCATTGATTGACTTGGAAGCCAGAGCACCCTGCTGTCTGGATAGCTGGTAGAAAGCCTCCAGGCGGCGGACTTCGAAGTCAGTGAACTGCCAGAACACGCCGAAAGTAACCGCAACTACTGTTGGTAAGAATTTGATGGCAAAATAGACAAAGGTGTCTATGTCTTTAGGTGACCGGAATTTTACTATGGGCTTTTCGTGAAATCGTTGAAAAAGGTACTCCTGTGCAATAGCCAACCCGACCGATATGATAATCAGCAAAGTAAGGTAGGGCCATCGCATTGTGGGAGGCTTCCAGTTCGGTTGAGGGTAGAATATTTCCGTCTTGCCCTCCTTAGTCGGGAATGTTGATCGCCGAAAATCATTAGAGGCAACCGTACTGAGTCCCTCGATGCTGCTCAGGTCGGCGCCTGGTCCCTCCTCTAATATCACCTCGATGACTTCTCCTTTCCGATTAGCTTCGTCCTGCCCTCTTTGTCGGATTGCCTCGAATCGGCCAAGATGCTCAGGCGGCTTGCGGCGCGAAAACGACCGCGACAGACTCCTCTGAACAGATGGGGTCGACGACAGAAGTTCGGCATCACGCATCTTGACGTCCGCGTGAAACCCTTGGCCCAAACCTCCTGTCAACATCCCGCTAGCCTCTTGCGCCTGAAGCTTCTTCACGAAAACCTCATCGTGCGAGGTCAT is from Fusarium musae strain F31 chromosome 4, whole genome shotgun sequence and encodes:
- a CDS encoding hypothetical protein (EggNog:ENOG41), encoding MWSCIMKPLAVLASVAALASPVSGEKILYSNSLNSCQKDNGFKATLFNVALTPNNGSAFVKAVATSSIQGKVIFDIRLSAYGYQFLQQTVDPCTINLAGLCPMVSGKIPFKFNLPVGKENLKQVPGIAYSVPDLDATVRVYVNMSSTGESVACVEADFSNGKTVDLKGVKWATAIIAGLGLISSAVVSGVGHANTAAHVASNSLSLFGYFQAQAILGLTSVGLPPIVSSWTQDFQWSMGIIRVGFMQDIFTWYQRATGGTPESILYNVRQVSVEVQKRSLQAASTSIDLFKRSAAMMPRSITEPIGHAAGALAKRANIQTEDGTYIVYGIQRVAFKSRIETTNLFMTGLTFFCIFVVITCLAIAAFKGVCELCVRQKWMAPDKFLEFRNGWMTVLKGILFRLTLIGFPQMVILCLWEFTQQDSPAEVVLAVFFLLGMTFTLAWGASKVIRIARRSVAMHRNPAYILFSDPQALNKWGFLYVQFRASAYYFIVPVLVYTVVKAMFVALAQKNDVAQAVGFIIIEVGFLIAASVLRPWMDKPTNSFNIAIAAINFINAIFLLIFSNVFGLPKIVVGVVGVVLFVLNAAFALILLLMLIVSTALVFFRKNPDARYQFMADDRASFMKSQTQVNATTELDALAATARGDKAGYSNKHLDLDEEDSVSSESLRRRAEMNNQSQTSFQRGDVPPRSPVNPAMPLFPADGQRPASPFRNASPNPYQQSASNLSQQRSAGDSSPGGYRSQNNASPWQRGAGYEH